From a region of the Constantimarinum furrinae genome:
- a CDS encoding DoxX family membrane protein, producing MNSTFTKILRIILGLGLIVFGLNKFVGFISPPEIPQEASNFMESLRATGYVLYVLGGLEILIGLMLIFRKWVAFALLLLVPISFNILLFHLFLDMPDIIQALVIVVINIILIYKYWKAYKPLFHY from the coding sequence ATGAATTCAACGTTTACTAAAATTCTTCGGATTATCCTCGGGCTGGGCCTGATCGTATTTGGACTTAACAAGTTCGTGGGTTTTATTTCTCCTCCCGAAATCCCACAGGAAGCTTCAAACTTTATGGAATCACTACGAGCTACCGGATATGTGCTCTACGTTCTGGGAGGTTTGGAAATTCTTATCGGACTCATGCTTATCTTTAGAAAATGGGTTGCTTTTGCATTATTGCTGTTAGTTCCAATTTCATTTAACATTCTCTTGTTCCATTTATTTTTAGACATGCCAGATATTATTCAGGCACTGGTCATCGTGGTAATCAATATTATACTTATCTACAAATACTGGAAGGCATATAAACCCCTATTTCATTATTAA
- a CDS encoding FG-GAP-like repeat-containing protein — translation MKNKLLLLALILSVGTIWAQNNNESGTISFTSQSFPTNGNFRAVVDMNGDYLDDIVSIQATNINIFYQQIGGGFNEVDITTTSANYLPSWSLAAADYDKNGYTDLLYGSGNGVTFMRANATGTGYTEISGTEYVFSQRSNFVDINNDGNLDAFVCHDVEPNVYYINDGSGNLGFVQGGLGDYATGGNYGSIWVDYDGDGDVDLFIAKCGGEPARRTNQMHRNNGDGTFTEVADALGLADIMQTWSSAWGDFDNDGDMDVFVGASTGTHKLMRNNGDQTFTNVTAASGVLALSETGIENTTHDIDNDGYLDIISNGNVLMGNGDLTFTTIHNNMLPGNNGGIGDLNDDGFLDAFSGNTIHYSNGNANNWIKINTQGTVSNGNGIGARVILETPAGTQIRDVRAGEGFGYMSSLNTHFGIGTETVINSITIVWPSGIVNIVTDPAPNTTITIVEEEILGIEENLLTDLIVYPNPTDGILNLNSQYGLEDAFYIIYDTTGKRITSSNLSSKTIDVSGLSSGTYILRIIDDGTLKTQRFIKK, via the coding sequence ATGAAAAACAAATTACTCCTGTTAGCTCTTATTTTGAGTGTTGGCACCATCTGGGCCCAAAACAATAATGAAAGTGGCACCATTTCGTTTACCAGCCAGTCTTTTCCTACCAATGGAAATTTTAGAGCAGTTGTGGATATGAATGGCGATTATCTGGACGATATTGTATCCATTCAGGCTACTAACATTAATATCTTCTACCAGCAAATTGGGGGTGGATTTAATGAGGTTGATATTACAACAACTTCGGCCAATTATCTTCCTTCCTGGAGTCTAGCCGCTGCAGACTATGACAAAAATGGATACACAGACCTACTTTATGGTTCAGGAAATGGAGTAACCTTCATGAGGGCAAATGCCACCGGTACAGGCTATACAGAAATATCCGGTACCGAATATGTATTTTCACAGCGCTCTAATTTTGTCGATATCAATAACGACGGCAATCTTGATGCCTTTGTATGTCATGATGTAGAGCCCAACGTCTATTATATCAACGACGGTAGTGGGAACCTTGGCTTTGTTCAAGGGGGTCTTGGAGATTACGCTACCGGAGGTAACTATGGCTCGATCTGGGTCGATTACGACGGCGACGGGGATGTAGATCTGTTTATTGCAAAATGCGGTGGTGAACCTGCCCGTAGAACCAATCAGATGCACAGAAATAACGGCGACGGAACCTTTACGGAGGTTGCCGATGCTCTTGGGCTTGCCGATATCATGCAAACCTGGTCTTCGGCCTGGGGAGATTTCGACAACGACGGTGATATGGATGTATTTGTAGGTGCCAGTACAGGAACTCATAAACTAATGAGAAACAATGGCGACCAGACCTTTACCAATGTTACTGCAGCTTCCGGAGTTCTGGCGCTAAGTGAAACGGGAATTGAAAATACTACCCATGATATCGACAATGACGGCTATTTGGATATTATTTCAAACGGAAATGTTCTAATGGGGAATGGAGACCTAACGTTTACCACGATCCACAATAACATGCTTCCCGGAAATAACGGTGGAATAGGCGATCTTAATGATGATGGTTTTCTAGATGCATTCAGTGGGAATACCATCCATTACAGCAATGGGAATGCGAATAACTGGATCAAGATCAATACACAAGGAACCGTAAGTAACGGTAACGGAATTGGTGCGAGAGTTATTTTGGAAACTCCTGCAGGTACGCAAATTAGAGATGTGCGTGCCGGTGAAGGTTTTGGCTATATGAGCAGTCTAAACACTCATTTTGGAATTGGAACAGAAACGGTGATCAACTCGATAACCATTGTTTGGCCTTCCGGAATTGTAAATATTGTAACAGACCCCGCGCCTAACACAACCATCACCATAGTGGAAGAAGAAATTCTTGGCATTGAAGAAAATCTTTTAACCGACTTGATCGTATATCCCAATCCAACCGACGGTATACTGAATCTGAATTCCCAATACGGTCTGGAAGATGCTTTTTATATCATATACGACACTACCGGAAAGCGTATTACCAGCAGTAATCTTTCATCTAAAACTATAGATGTTTCCGGATTGAGTTCAGGAACCTATATCTTACGAATCATTGATGACGGCACGCTAAAAACACAACGTTTTATCAAAAAATAA
- a CDS encoding Ig-like domain-containing protein, with protein sequence MRAYLTILGGLFAILFTFNSCKEDDNYTGLAIETEADFIQMLQYESVEIDVLLNDLNVPDDHILTVENSPNASIEVHQNGSIGDPQNVRIMYTPNSNFTGTDTFNYTVCDASATSCATETVTVEVLPASPVNFEIEEVPYPKLSDYNFFTGTMSDLIPVYGVVPFEPISALFSDYALKKRFLWMPGDVKARYVSDHEVLDLPNGAVLIKNFYYENVQPGNTKVLIETRLMIKKQEGWIFANYIWNESQTEAFYDLSGGFKNLSWLENGELKTVEYRIPAESQCFTCHKAEINSTPIGIKPQNINNQYIYDFGSENQLQHLVQMGYLEDNIPATINTVVDWQDTSKSLDLRVRSYFDVNCAHCHSDVKHCDYRPVRFAFNESGDPANLGVCIEPDTNIPPYTHIVNAGDPDTSVLFFRFSTTEEQYRMPLFGRTLVHEEAVELVAAWINSLSTNCD encoded by the coding sequence ATGCGTGCTTACTTAACAATTTTGGGTGGTCTGTTTGCAATCTTGTTCACATTTAATTCCTGTAAGGAGGATGATAATTACACCGGACTTGCTATAGAAACCGAGGCCGATTTTATTCAAATGCTTCAGTATGAATCTGTGGAGATCGATGTACTACTTAACGATCTTAATGTTCCAGATGACCACATTTTAACGGTAGAGAACTCACCGAATGCTTCCATTGAAGTTCATCAAAATGGTAGTATAGGGGATCCGCAGAATGTACGCATTATGTATACTCCCAATTCTAATTTTACCGGAACCGATACCTTCAATTATACTGTTTGCGATGCTTCTGCGACCAGTTGTGCTACCGAAACAGTAACCGTAGAGGTTTTGCCTGCTTCCCCGGTTAATTTTGAAATTGAGGAGGTTCCCTATCCGAAACTTTCAGATTACAATTTTTTCACCGGAACCATGTCAGATCTTATTCCGGTATATGGAGTGGTTCCCTTTGAGCCCATTTCAGCCTTATTTTCAGATTATGCTTTAAAAAAACGTTTTCTATGGATGCCCGGAGATGTAAAGGCTCGGTATGTAAGTGATCACGAGGTATTGGATCTGCCAAATGGCGCAGTTTTAATAAAGAATTTCTATTACGAAAATGTTCAACCCGGAAATACTAAAGTTCTTATTGAAACCCGGCTAATGATCAAAAAACAAGAGGGTTGGATCTTTGCCAATTATATCTGGAACGAATCACAAACTGAAGCTTTTTATGACCTCAGTGGTGGTTTTAAGAATCTTAGCTGGCTTGAAAACGGTGAATTAAAAACTGTAGAATACAGAATACCAGCTGAAAGTCAATGCTTTACATGTCACAAAGCGGAAATTAATTCAACTCCTATCGGAATTAAACCACAAAACATTAATAATCAGTATATTTATGACTTCGGAAGTGAAAACCAGCTGCAGCATCTGGTGCAGATGGGGTATTTAGAAGACAATATTCCTGCAACTATTAATACAGTTGTAGATTGGCAGGATACCTCTAAATCTTTGGATCTCCGGGTACGTTCTTATTTTGATGTGAATTGTGCACATTGTCATTCCGATGTAAAACACTGTGATTATCGTCCTGTTCGCTTCGCCTTTAATGAAAGTGGCGATCCTGCAAATCTGGGCGTTTGTATAGAACCCGATACCAATATTCCACCTTATACGCATATTGTAAATGCCGGAGATCCCGATACATCCGTTTTATTCTTTAGATTTAGTACTACGGAAGAACAATACAGAATGCCGCTTTTTGGAAGAACCCTTGTTCATGAAGAAGCTGTTGAGCTCGTAGCAGCGTGGATCAATTCATTATCTACCAATTGTGATTAA
- a CDS encoding aspartate-semialdehyde dehydrogenase, with translation MKIAVVGATGMVGTVMLRLLEERNFPASEILMVASQNSVGKEILYKNKSHKIIGLEDAVAAKPELAIFSAGGSTSLEWAPKFAAAGTTVIDNSSAWRMDADKKLIVPEINAFKLNASDKIIANPNCSTIQLVMALAPLHKKYKMKRVIVSTYQSVSGTGVKAVRQLENEIAGIRGEMAYPYPIHKNALPHCDVFEANGYTKEEMKLAREPQKILDDRTFSVSATAVRIPTAGGHSESVNVEFANDFDLSEVRRLLHETPGITVQDNPDTNTYPMPAYAHDKDDVFVGRIRRDETQPNTLNMWIVSDNLRKGAATNAIQIAEYLVENDLV, from the coding sequence ATGAAAATAGCTGTAGTAGGCGCCACCGGAATGGTTGGCACGGTAATGCTTAGATTATTGGAGGAACGTAATTTTCCTGCTTCGGAAATATTAATGGTTGCTTCACAAAATTCGGTAGGAAAGGAAATTCTTTACAAGAACAAGTCCCATAAAATTATAGGGCTGGAAGATGCCGTTGCAGCCAAACCAGAGTTGGCTATTTTCTCTGCGGGAGGTTCAACTTCCTTAGAGTGGGCGCCAAAATTTGCTGCTGCAGGAACAACGGTTATCGATAACTCTTCGGCATGGAGGATGGATGCTGACAAAAAATTAATTGTTCCCGAGATCAATGCATTCAAGCTGAATGCATCAGATAAGATCATTGCAAACCCCAATTGTTCTACCATTCAGTTGGTTATGGCATTGGCCCCATTGCATAAAAAATACAAGATGAAACGCGTAATTGTCTCAACATATCAATCGGTTTCAGGTACCGGCGTGAAGGCAGTACGCCAATTGGAAAACGAAATTGCGGGTATACGTGGAGAAATGGCATACCCATATCCTATTCATAAAAATGCCTTACCCCATTGTGATGTCTTTGAAGCTAACGGCTATACAAAAGAAGAGATGAAACTCGCTCGGGAACCTCAAAAAATTCTTGATGACCGAACTTTTTCGGTTAGCGCTACTGCCGTGAGGATTCCTACGGCCGGAGGTCACAGCGAATCTGTTAATGTTGAATTTGCGAACGACTTCGATCTCAGTGAGGTAAGACGGCTGTTACATGAAACGCCGGGAATAACCGTCCAGGACAATCCTGATACCAATACCTATCCCATGCCGGCTTACGCCCACGATAAAGACGATGTATTTGTTGGCAGGATCCGCAGAGATGAAACACAGCCTAACACGTTAAACATGTGGATCGTAAGTGATAACCTAAGAAAAGGTGCGGCTACAAACGCCATTCAAATTGCAGAATATCTTGTAGAAAACGATCTGGTTTAA
- the mscL gene encoding large conductance mechanosensitive channel protein MscL, producing MFKEFKDFIMTGNVIDLAVAVILAGAVGMVVTGFTNDIMMPIVGHFTGGMDFSDLKIVLAEAVVAADGTVEKPENAILWGKWVNALINLVIVGFVLFMIVKAYNKTKKPKEEAPAAPAGPTTEELLMDIRDELRKK from the coding sequence ATGTTTAAAGAATTCAAAGATTTTATCATGACAGGTAACGTGATCGACCTCGCCGTTGCCGTAATATTAGCCGGAGCCGTTGGTATGGTTGTTACCGGATTTACCAATGATATCATGATGCCTATAGTGGGTCATTTTACCGGCGGCATGGACTTTTCGGATTTGAAGATCGTTCTTGCAGAAGCCGTTGTAGCCGCAGACGGTACTGTGGAAAAGCCTGAAAATGCCATATTATGGGGGAAATGGGTAAATGCGCTCATCAACCTTGTCATTGTTGGCTTTGTACTATTTATGATCGTAAAAGCTTATAACAAAACAAAAAAGCCTAAAGAAGAAGCACCCGCAGCTCCTGCCGGTCCAACCACCGAAGAATTATTGATGGATATCCGGGACGAATTGCGTAAGAAATAA
- the alr gene encoding alanine racemase — protein MQNATETILEIDLNALGHNYRYLTSKIEKTTKVLAVVKAFGYGSDANVIAKELVDLGVDYFAVAYSSEGEALRDQSIETPVLVLHPLPGNFNMIVERCLEPSIYSRRMLTQFIAFAESKKQEHYPIHLKFNTGLNRLGFSEDDLDWITETLKKTNAVQVRSAFSHLAASEDLSEAEFTQKQIGQFRTISEKLIAALDYKPLLHTVNTSGIINYPEAQFDMVRTGIGLYGFGNDSEENKHLKPIATLKTVISQIHKIQPGESVGYNRAYTAKDVERTATLPVGHADGLSRAYGNGTGWVSIHGKRAPIVGNVCMDMVMIDVSNIDCQEGDEVVVFGANPSAEDLSGAIGSIPYELLTAISQRIKRVVCRK, from the coding sequence ATGCAGAACGCTACCGAAACTATTCTGGAAATCGACCTAAACGCTCTGGGTCATAATTACAGATATCTTACTTCAAAAATTGAAAAGACCACCAAAGTTCTTGCCGTGGTGAAAGCTTTTGGCTATGGCAGTGATGCAAACGTAATAGCAAAAGAGCTGGTGGATCTTGGTGTTGATTATTTCGCAGTTGCCTATTCTTCTGAAGGAGAGGCGCTAAGGGATCAGAGTATTGAAACTCCTGTTTTAGTTTTGCATCCCCTGCCGGGAAATTTTAATATGATCGTGGAACGTTGTCTCGAGCCAAGTATCTATTCTCGTAGAATGCTGACTCAATTTATCGCTTTCGCAGAAAGCAAAAAGCAAGAGCATTACCCTATTCATTTAAAATTCAATACCGGTCTCAACCGATTGGGATTCAGCGAAGATGATCTGGATTGGATCACCGAAACCTTAAAGAAAACGAACGCCGTACAGGTCAGATCTGCTTTTTCACATCTTGCGGCCAGCGAGGATCTTTCAGAAGCTGAATTTACTCAGAAGCAGATCGGCCAATTCAGAACTATTTCAGAAAAACTAATAGCAGCATTAGATTATAAGCCCTTGCTTCACACGGTAAACACTTCAGGGATCATTAATTATCCGGAAGCACAATTCGATATGGTACGAACAGGGATTGGGCTGTATGGCTTCGGAAATGATTCCGAAGAAAACAAACACCTAAAACCCATCGCAACTTTAAAAACCGTAATATCCCAAATACACAAAATTCAACCGGGAGAAAGCGTGGGATACAACAGAGCATATACTGCAAAGGATGTCGAAAGGACGGCCACCTTACCTGTGGGTCATGCCGACGGATTGAGCCGTGCTTATGGCAACGGAACAGGTTGGGTGAGTATTCACGGAAAAAGAGCTCCCATAGTGGGAAATGTATGTATGGATATGGTTATGATCGATGTTTCTAACATTGATTGTCAGGAAGGCGATGAAGTCGTCGTTTTCGGCGCTAATCCTTCGGCCGAAGATCTTTCGGGAGCCATTGGTTCCATTCCATATGAATTGTTGACGGCTATTTCCCAACGTATAAAGAGGGTCGTTTGTCGAAAATAA
- a CDS encoding thymidine kinase — protein sequence MFLENTVNQKEQFGWIEVICGSMFSGKTEELIRRLKRAKFARQKVEIFKPSIDVRYDEDKVISHDSNEIRSTSVPAAANIPMLADNCDVIGIDEAQFFDDEIVKVCNDLANSGIRVIVAGLDMDYKGNPFGPMPALMATAEYVTKVHAVCTRTGNLANYSFRKSKNQDLVLLGETEEYEPLSRAAFFKAMLREKVHKMEVQDPEIISSKKQAQ from the coding sequence ATGTTTCTTGAAAATACTGTAAATCAGAAAGAGCAATTTGGCTGGATTGAAGTGATCTGCGGCTCGATGTTTTCGGGAAAGACCGAAGAACTTATTCGTCGGTTAAAACGCGCAAAATTTGCCCGTCAAAAAGTTGAGATCTTTAAACCTTCCATTGATGTGCGTTACGATGAAGATAAGGTAATTTCGCATGATAGTAACGAAATTAGATCAACCTCGGTTCCTGCAGCTGCAAACATTCCTATGCTTGCCGATAATTGTGATGTAATAGGGATCGACGAAGCTCAGTTTTTTGATGACGAGATCGTAAAAGTTTGTAATGATCTTGCAAACAGTGGGATAAGAGTGATCGTGGCTGGGCTGGATATGGACTATAAAGGAAATCCCTTCGGACCTATGCCTGCCCTAATGGCAACTGCCGAATATGTCACAAAAGTTCACGCCGTTTGTACACGTACCGGAAATCTTGCCAACTACAGTTTCCGAAAGTCTAAAAATCAGGATCTTGTTTTATTGGGAGAAACGGAAGAATACGAGCCATTAAGCCGCGCGGCCTTTTTTAAAGCGATGCTTAGGGAAAAAGTTCATAAAATGGAAGTTCAGGATCCGGAAATAATTTCTTCAAAAAAGCAAGCCCAGTAG
- the rsmI gene encoding 16S rRNA (cytidine(1402)-2'-O)-methyltransferase: MGKLYLVPTPIGNLKDMTFRAIEVLEKADLILAEDTRTSGKLLKHYNITTHMQSHHMHNEHKTTDAIVQKIQSGDTIALISDAGTPSISDPGFLLTRACVEAGIEVDCLPGPTAFVPALVNSGLPSDKFVFEGFLPVKKGRQTRLLLLSEDTRTIIFYESPHKLLKTLKQFVEYFGADRPVSVSRELTKLHEETIRGTVSEVAAHFESKPPKGELVVIVGGKK, translated from the coding sequence ATGGGAAAACTCTATCTGGTGCCTACACCTATCGGCAATTTAAAGGATATGACCTTTAGAGCGATAGAAGTTTTGGAGAAAGCCGACCTTATTTTAGCCGAAGACACCCGTACCAGCGGAAAACTTCTAAAGCACTATAATATTACTACGCATATGCAGTCCCATCATATGCATAATGAACATAAAACCACTGACGCCATAGTTCAAAAAATCCAGAGTGGTGATACTATCGCCCTTATAAGTGATGCAGGAACTCCGTCAATTAGTGACCCGGGGTTTTTGTTGACCCGAGCCTGTGTTGAAGCAGGGATTGAAGTGGATTGCCTTCCCGGTCCTACGGCCTTTGTACCTGCTTTAGTGAATAGCGGACTACCGAGTGATAAGTTTGTTTTTGAGGGGTTTTTACCTGTAAAGAAGGGGCGCCAGACCCGACTACTACTATTGTCCGAAGACACCCGAACCATCATTTTTTATGAATCTCCACATAAGCTCTTAAAGACGTTAAAGCAATTCGTGGAATATTTTGGAGCCGACCGCCCTGTTTCAGTGTCAAGGGAACTTACTAAGTTACACGAAGAAACTATAAGGGGTACAGTTTCAGAAGTTGCAGCACATTTTGAGAGTAAACCTCCTAAAGGAGAATTGGTTGTTATTGTGGGAGGGAAAAAATAA
- a CDS encoding uracil-DNA glycosylase family protein, which produces MQSLLEDIRACKICKAYLPLGPRPVVAAHPDSRIAIIGQAPGTKVHKTGIPWDDPSGKQLRKWLNVSDEDFYDTAKFAIVPMGFCYPGRGKSGDLPPRKECAAQWHEQLMHSMPKLKLTLLVGMYAQNYYLKDRAKSTLTETVRSYTEYLPKFLPLPHPSPRNRFWLSKNPWFEAEVIPVLQLQLSTVLDAD; this is translated from the coding sequence ATGCAGTCACTTTTAGAAGATATTAGGGCTTGTAAGATTTGCAAAGCTTATTTACCCCTAGGGCCAAGACCCGTTGTGGCCGCACACCCGGATTCCAGGATAGCCATTATTGGTCAGGCTCCCGGGACAAAGGTCCACAAGACCGGAATTCCGTGGGATGATCCCAGCGGGAAGCAATTAAGAAAATGGTTGAATGTAAGTGATGAGGATTTTTATGATACGGCAAAATTTGCCATCGTTCCTATGGGATTTTGTTACCCGGGGAGAGGAAAGAGTGGTGATCTGCCTCCCAGGAAGGAATGCGCAGCACAATGGCATGAACAATTGATGCACTCCATGCCCAAATTGAAATTAACACTACTTGTAGGGATGTATGCTCAAAACTATTATTTAAAGGATCGCGCTAAAAGCACACTTACCGAAACAGTACGAAGTTATACGGAGTATTTACCTAAATTTTTGCCATTGCCACATCCTTCTCCAAGAAACCGATTCTGGCTAAGCAAAAACCCCTGGTTTGAAGCTGAGGTTATACCGGTACTTCAACTACAGCTGAGCACAGTTCTAGACGCAGATTAA
- a CDS encoding carboxymuconolactone decarboxylase family protein produces MPLVTPLSADHDPETKELAAFFNETLGFCPNSVLTMQRRPAISKAFINLNKAVMANEGRVTSALKRMIAWVSSNATGCRYCQAHAIRAAERYGAEQEQLDNIWEYRSHPAFNDAERAALDFSLAASQVPNAVNEEIKERLYAHWDEGEIVEMLGVISLFGYLNRWNDSMGTSIEDGAVESGKQYLGKHGWEKGKHV; encoded by the coding sequence ATGCCGTTAGTTACTCCTTTATCTGCAGATCACGATCCCGAAACCAAAGAACTCGCCGCCTTTTTCAATGAAACCCTTGGGTTTTGTCCCAATTCTGTGCTTACCATGCAGCGCAGACCGGCCATAAGCAAGGCGTTTATCAATCTCAATAAAGCTGTCATGGCCAATGAAGGCAGGGTAACCTCGGCGCTAAAAAGAATGATCGCCTGGGTGAGTAGTAATGCAACGGGATGTCGCTATTGTCAGGCGCATGCTATTCGTGCCGCCGAACGATATGGGGCCGAGCAGGAGCAACTGGATAATATTTGGGAATACCGTTCTCACCCTGCATTTAACGATGCCGAACGAGCCGCCTTGGACTTTTCACTGGCAGCCTCTCAGGTTCCCAATGCGGTAAATGAAGAAATAAAAGAACGGTTGTACGCCCATTGGGATGAAGGAGAAATTGTGGAAATGCTTGGCGTGATCTCCTTGTTTGGTTACTTAAACCGTTGGAACGATTCGATGGGTACTTCGATTGAAGATGGAGCTGTTGAAAGCGGAAAACAATATCTCGGAAAGCATGGATGGGAAAAGGGAAAACATGTTTAA
- the recJ gene encoding single-stranded-DNA-specific exonuclease RecJ, whose translation MRWTLKPKPESEKVIALAEALGVDTIIATLLLQRGIESFDAARAFFRPSLNDLHDPYLMKDMREAVDRIEAAIASEENILVYGDYDVDGTTSVALVSSFLKTFYPNVATYIPDRYEEGYGISYMGIDFAHDNDFSLIIALDCGIKAIEKVAYAAEKGVDFIICDHHRPGPEIPKAVAVLDPKREDCLYPYKELCGCGVGFKLISAITQHRNLPKDDLLLYLDLVATAIGADIVPITGENRILAYYGLKMINSNPRTGFKAILKQLKKQTLTITDVVFIIAPRINAAGRMKHGNHAVALLTENDLWQAEEYAREIEQFNKDRKDADKQITEEALDQILKNKEEDRKTTVVYDETWHKGVIGIVASRLTETYYRPTLVFTKSGEKLAASARSVKGFDVYNALEGCADYIEQFGGHKYAAGLTLEEKDFENFKAAFEKVVSESIDPKLLIPEVSIDAEINLTDITPKFYRILKQFAPFGPGNMTPVFMTRHLTDTGAGKCVGEDNSHLRVVVKQGNSSHFTGIGFGMGHKFKIVSNGSPFKAAYVIDENEWQGQVSLQLRLKDLKA comes from the coding sequence ATGCGCTGGACTCTTAAACCCAAACCCGAATCGGAAAAAGTTATCGCACTTGCTGAGGCATTAGGAGTAGACACTATTATTGCTACCCTTTTGCTTCAACGGGGTATTGAAAGCTTTGACGCGGCAAGAGCATTTTTCAGACCTTCGTTAAACGACCTCCACGATCCATATCTCATGAAAGATATGCGGGAGGCGGTAGACAGGATAGAAGCAGCGATAGCTTCCGAAGAAAACATCCTTGTCTATGGAGATTACGACGTAGATGGCACGACAAGCGTTGCTCTGGTTTCTTCTTTTCTGAAAACATTTTATCCTAATGTTGCTACCTATATTCCCGATCGCTATGAGGAAGGGTACGGAATATCCTATATGGGAATCGACTTTGCGCATGACAATGATTTTTCACTCATCATCGCGTTGGACTGTGGAATAAAAGCCATTGAAAAAGTGGCATATGCCGCTGAAAAGGGGGTCGACTTTATCATTTGTGATCATCACCGACCAGGACCGGAAATTCCGAAAGCAGTAGCGGTTCTTGACCCGAAACGGGAAGATTGCCTTTACCCATATAAAGAGTTGTGTGGCTGTGGTGTTGGATTTAAGCTTATCTCGGCCATCACACAACACAGAAACCTGCCAAAGGACGATCTGCTGCTGTATCTCGACCTCGTTGCCACTGCAATTGGGGCCGATATCGTTCCAATTACCGGTGAAAACCGAATTCTGGCATACTACGGACTGAAAATGATAAACAGCAATCCCAGAACGGGATTTAAGGCCATACTGAAGCAACTAAAAAAACAGACCCTTACCATAACCGATGTGGTTTTTATTATCGCTCCGCGAATTAATGCTGCGGGGAGAATGAAACACGGTAATCATGCAGTGGCTTTACTCACAGAGAACGATCTTTGGCAGGCCGAAGAATATGCCAGGGAAATAGAACAGTTCAACAAAGACCGAAAAGATGCCGATAAACAGATCACCGAAGAGGCATTAGACCAGATTTTAAAGAATAAGGAAGAAGACAGGAAAACCACGGTAGTTTATGATGAGACCTGGCATAAAGGTGTCATAGGAATTGTTGCGTCCAGACTTACCGAAACCTATTATCGTCCCACCTTGGTTTTTACCAAAAGTGGCGAAAAACTGGCCGCCTCGGCGAGATCGGTAAAAGGGTTTGACGTTTATAATGCGCTGGAAGGCTGTGCTGATTATATTGAACAATTTGGCGGACATAAATATGCCGCCGGACTTACACTGGAGGAGAAGGACTTTGAAAATTTTAAAGCAGCTTTTGAAAAGGTGGTTTCAGAAAGCATAGACCCTAAACTCCTTATACCGGAGGTATCAATCGATGCTGAAATTAATTTAACCGACATTACGCCAAAATTCTACCGTATACTGAAGCAGTTCGCTCCTTTCGGCCCCGGAAATATGACTCCGGTATTTATGACCCGTCACTTAACCGATACCGGAGCAGGAAAATGTGTGGGAGAAGATAACAGTCATTTAAGAGTTGTAGTTAAACAAGGAAATTCTTCCCACTTTACCGGAATTGGCTTTGGCATGGGTCATAAATTTAAAATTGTTAGTAATGGCAGCCCTTTTAAGGCCGCTTATGTGATCGATGAAAATGAATGGCAAGGGCAAGTAAGTCTCCAGCTAAGATTGAAGGATCTTAAGGCTTAA